A section of the Anabaena cylindrica PCC 7122 genome encodes:
- a CDS encoding DUF6262 family protein yields the protein MNEAKNKRLAALSNAALEKKRLAAEATDKAIRSLTISNQPITVANVARLAGVSTSYIYKYPELRERINSLRTQQHPIRLSQNTASISSQATVIYTLREEVKRLNSLLIKSKQDNQLLIGQIYQQQDSQKLIEHLQSENKNKQNKYSNFIRKLN from the coding sequence ATGAATGAGGCTAAAAATAAACGTTTAGCTGCTCTGAGTAATGCTGCTTTAGAGAAAAAACGTTTAGCTGCTGAGGCAACAGATAAAGCTATTAGAAGCTTAACTATCTCAAATCAACCGATAACTGTAGCTAATGTAGCAAGATTAGCTGGAGTTTCTACTAGTTATATATACAAATACCCAGAGTTAAGAGAAAGAATTAACTCACTGAGAACACAACAACATCCAATTAGATTGTCACAAAATACAGCATCTATTTCTTCTCAGGCTACAGTAATCTATACTCTCCGGGAAGAAGTTAAACGATTAAATTCTCTGTTAATAAAGTCGAAACAAGATAATCAGTTACTGATTGGTCAAATTTATCAGCAACAAGATAGTCAAAAGCTAATTGAGCATTTACAGAGCGAAAATAAAAACAAGCAGAACAAATACAGCAACTTCATCAGGAAATTAAATTAA
- a CDS encoding Uma2 family endonuclease has product MKITPWMQGKLTMTVTTAKWSLDDYHRMIEIGLLASRQVELLNGKIINMVPEGPEHAQINTESAEYLRELLGSKALVRDAKPITIGESNSEPEPDLALF; this is encoded by the coding sequence ATGAAAATCACACCCTGGATGCAAGGAAAACTCACCATGACAGTTACTACTGCTAAATGGAGTTTAGACGACTATCATCGCATGATTGAAATTGGCCTTTTAGCTAGTCGTCAGGTTGAACTACTTAATGGAAAAATTATCAACATGGTACCGGAAGGACCAGAACACGCACAAATTAATACTGAGTCTGCTGAGTATTTGCGGGAATTACTCGGTTCAAAAGCATTGGTAAGAGATGCAAAACCTATTACTATTGGTGAAAGTAATTCAGAACCAGAACCAGATTTAGCACTCTTTTGA
- a CDS encoding Uma2 family endonuclease → MEYSKTTLNKDLDVKRKTYAAASIPEYWVVDLKNQQVKVFREPIKADYSQELTLTLGEISPLAFPEIKVSIQRLLKGF, encoded by the coding sequence ATCGAATATTCTAAAACTACCCTGAATAAAGATTTAGATGTAAAACGCAAAACCTATGCTGCTGCATCAATTCCTGAATATTGGGTAGTAGATTTAAAGAATCAACAAGTAAAAGTGTTTAGAGAGCCAATAAAAGCTGATTATTCCCAAGAATTAACCTTGACTTTAGGTGAAATATCTCCGTTAGCATTTCCAGAAATTAAAGTTTCTATTCAACGTTTACTAAAAGGGTTTTAA
- a CDS encoding type I restriction enzyme HsdR N-terminal domain-containing protein translates to MVQSIADKDVTLRELKQNFGIQIVQDATFFPEWLDGLEALNGEEQHLLDRVKANFLELMDDPPMLENTVKMVVLAPLLDLAGFYHKPFRIETETGVALEMEDEGTIIRGRIDVLVLKNRLWLLVIESKRSDFAVTRAIPQALAYMLGNEETVLPTFGMITNGNEFLFLKVLEHKYANSRLFSLVNPDNELYSVLQVLKRLGMEAIAFSAT, encoded by the coding sequence ATGGTTCAATCTATTGCGGACAAGGATGTGACGCTACGGGAATTAAAGCAAAATTTTGGCATTCAAATCGTTCAAGATGCTACTTTTTTTCCTGAGTGGTTGGATGGGCTTGAGGCTTTGAACGGGGAAGAGCAACATTTATTAGATCGGGTGAAGGCTAATTTTTTAGAATTGATGGATGATCCCCCAATGCTAGAAAATACGGTGAAGATGGTGGTACTTGCGCCCTTGTTAGATTTAGCTGGTTTTTATCATAAACCGTTTAGGATTGAAACAGAAACGGGTGTGGCTTTAGAAATGGAGGATGAAGGAACGATTATTCGGGGGCGGATTGATGTTTTGGTGTTAAAAAATCGGCTTTGGTTGTTGGTAATTGAATCAAAACGGAGTGATTTTGCAGTGACACGCGCAATTCCTCAAGCTTTGGCTTATATGTTGGGTAATGAGGAAACTGTGCTACCAACCTTTGGCATGATTACCAATGGTAATGAGTTTTTATTTTTAAAGGTATTGGAACATAAATATGCTAATTCGCGGCTGTTTTCTTTGGTAAATCCTGATAATGAGCTTTATAGTGTATTACAGGTATTGAAGCGTTTGGGGATGGAGGCGATAGCGTTCAGCGCGACATAG
- a CDS encoding trehalase family glycosidase, whose protein sequence is MTPQTSTQSPFTSKQIDAVRTYIKKTWKTLTRSHEHLLQSIKDAKLEHKPDSPWIIYISPREDCPNVQSVLERSLSKEDIRQIEIRTLPPEAEAIEEHGLLYLPGPYVVPGGRFNEMYGWDSYFILLGLLRDGEWDLAQSQVDQLLYQVQHYGTILNSNRTYMLSRSQPPVLSLMVLAMFQHSQDEEWLRSTIPLLEQFYYYWVVPPHLNPTTGLSRYYALGEGPAPEVLFSERDEEGKSHYERVKEYYQRFEIEDYDVSLYYDRETDELSNLFYKGDRTMRESGFDISNRFGPFSIDIIHYAPVCLNSLLYQMEQDLAQINDILGNEQLAQQWRDRADVRRDHIDQFLWDEEKGIYFDYNFQTEKRRHYEFATTFYPLWMGIASEVQAKRIVENLSLFEAPGGIFTSTRVTGNQWDAPFGWAPLTLIAVLGLHRYGYHQEGDRIAHKFLAMVIKEFERRGILVEKYDVERCSANVSDEICFGYSSNEVGFGWTNGVVLELLATLR, encoded by the coding sequence ATGACACCTCAAACTTCCACCCAATCGCCATTCACCAGCAAACAAATTGACGCTGTACGAACATATATCAAAAAAACCTGGAAAACCTTAACGCGATCGCACGAACACTTACTGCAATCTATCAAAGATGCCAAACTAGAACACAAACCAGATAGCCCCTGGATTATTTACATTTCCCCTAGAGAAGATTGTCCCAATGTTCAGTCTGTCTTAGAGCGATCGCTTTCAAAAGAAGATATCCGCCAAATTGAAATTCGTACCCTACCCCCCGAAGCCGAAGCCATCGAAGAACATGGTTTACTATATCTACCAGGCCCTTACGTTGTCCCTGGTGGACGCTTTAATGAAATGTATGGCTGGGACAGCTACTTTATTTTACTGGGGCTGTTACGTGATGGCGAATGGGATTTAGCCCAAAGTCAAGTTGATCAGCTACTTTACCAAGTACAGCATTACGGCACAATCCTCAATTCCAACCGTACTTATATGCTGTCGCGATCGCAACCCCCAGTCCTCAGCCTGATGGTTTTGGCAATGTTCCAGCACAGTCAAGATGAAGAGTGGCTGAGGTCAACAATACCGCTTTTAGAACAATTTTACTATTACTGGGTAGTACCGCCCCACCTCAACCCCACCACAGGTTTATCACGATATTATGCTTTAGGCGAAGGCCCAGCGCCAGAGGTTTTATTTTCCGAACGAGATGAAGAAGGAAAAAGCCACTATGAACGAGTTAAGGAGTACTACCAAAGATTTGAAATTGAAGATTATGATGTCAGCCTCTACTATGACCGAGAGACAGACGAATTAAGCAATTTGTTTTACAAAGGCGATCGCACTATGCGCGAATCTGGCTTTGATATCAGCAATCGCTTTGGGCCTTTTAGTATCGATATTATCCACTATGCGCCCGTTTGTCTCAACAGCTTGCTTTACCAAATGGAACAAGACTTGGCGCAAATCAACGATATTCTAGGTAATGAACAACTAGCGCAACAATGGCGAGATCGGGCAGATGTGCGACGCGATCACATCGATCAATTTCTCTGGGATGAAGAAAAGGGAATATATTTCGACTATAACTTTCAAACCGAAAAACGCCGCCACTACGAATTTGCAACTACCTTCTATCCTTTGTGGATGGGAATCGCGTCGGAAGTGCAAGCCAAACGTATAGTAGAAAATCTCTCGCTATTTGAAGCACCAGGGGGAATATTTACTAGTACCCGCGTCACGGGTAACCAATGGGATGCACCTTTTGGCTGGGCACCCTTAACATTAATTGCAGTCCTTGGATTGCATCGTTACGGGTATCATCAAGAAGGCGATCGCATTGCTCATAAATTCCTGGCTATGGTAATTAAAGAATTTGAGCGTCGCGGTATCTTAGTAGAAAAATACGATGTAGAACGCTGTTCCGCCAACGTTTCCGACGAAATCTGCTTTGGCTACAGTTCTAACGAAGTCGGCTTCGGTTGGACTAATGGTGTTGTGCTGGAACTCTTAGCAACCTTGAGGTAA
- the treY gene encoding malto-oligosyltrehalose synthase: protein MRIPKATYRIQFTSQFGFDNAKAIASYLADLGISDLYASPIFKARSGSTHGYDVVDASQLNPELGTTESFDSLVSELQSLGMGWLQDIVPNHMAYSSENAYLMDVLEHGPDSSYTDYFDLCWNVPFGDREQRILAPLLGDFYGVSLEKGDIQLQYEQNGLTVNYYSLKLPLRLESYTKFISHNLGKLTRTLGRNHPDFIKLLGILYILKNVPSEVAGKQRQDQIAFIKGLIWETYTTNDDIRDFIDENLKIFNGEPGISESFNLLDDILNDQFYRLAFWKVGAEEMNYRRFFTVNELISVKVEEMRVFNNTHSLIQKLVEEGKFTGLRIDHIDGLYNPKQYLERLQEKMGDVYITVEKILELTEDLPENWSIEGTSGYDFLNYVNGVFCQAEKESQFDKIYQKFIGTKSDYASLVNKNKHLILEKNLAGDVDNLAILLKNISSKYRFGNDFTVNGLKRAIAEILTLFPIYRTYITPDGIQESDRACIQEVIRQAQAIAPLLQHEMDFIAKLMLLEFDDSLTQTESEQWLYFVMRMQQYTGPLMAKGVEDTTLYSYNRFISLNEVGGNPSHFGISLNELHKFNQKHQANWPHTMNTTATHDTKRGEDVRARLNVLSEIPDQWEQQVNTWSSINQGQKSKRQGAAMPDRNDEYFLYQTLVGAFPFAEHEQSSFGERVKEYIIKSIREAKVHTAWLRPDNEYEEACTSFVEKVLDSSISKEFLADFREFQQRIADYGIFNSLSQTLLKIVAPGVPDFYQGTELWELSLVDPDNRRPVDFEQRRAYLSTIQQQIKTDILSLIQKLLTEKTDGRIKLFLTVQALKARIDYLQLFQDGEYLPLEIHGTRANHIIAFARRQDNQTAIAIAPRFLTSLIQPGEYPLGDSVWQDTHLQLPKGTSATWKNLLTQQSLQATETLSIGAALAHFPVALLVSA, encoded by the coding sequence ATGCGAATTCCTAAAGCTACTTACCGAATACAATTTACATCTCAATTTGGCTTTGACAACGCCAAAGCGATCGCATCTTACCTAGCAGATTTAGGCATTTCCGATTTATACGCCTCCCCGATCTTCAAAGCTAGATCCGGCAGTACGCATGGCTATGATGTAGTCGATGCTTCTCAACTCAATCCCGAACTAGGTACTACCGAATCCTTTGATTCCTTAGTCAGCGAACTGCAATCCCTTGGTATGGGCTGGTTACAAGACATTGTACCCAACCACATGGCTTATAGTAGCGAAAACGCCTACTTAATGGATGTATTAGAACATGGACCAGATTCCAGCTATACTGACTACTTCGATTTATGCTGGAATGTTCCCTTTGGCGATCGCGAACAGCGAATTCTCGCTCCCCTACTTGGAGACTTTTACGGTGTTTCCTTAGAAAAGGGAGACATTCAATTACAATATGAACAAAACGGTTTAACTGTCAATTATTACAGTTTAAAATTGCCCTTGCGGTTAGAGTCTTACACCAAATTTATCAGCCATAATCTTGGCAAACTTACCCGCACTCTCGGACGCAATCATCCCGATTTTATTAAGTTATTAGGGATTCTCTACATTCTAAAAAATGTTCCCTCAGAGGTTGCTGGTAAACAACGTCAAGACCAAATCGCCTTTATTAAAGGTTTAATTTGGGAAACTTACACTACTAACGATGATATCCGCGATTTTATCGATGAAAACCTGAAAATATTTAATGGAGAACCAGGTATTTCTGAAAGCTTCAACTTACTAGATGACATCCTCAACGACCAATTTTATCGCCTCGCTTTCTGGAAAGTAGGTGCAGAGGAAATGAACTACCGCCGCTTCTTTACTGTTAACGAACTCATTTCTGTAAAAGTTGAAGAAATGCGGGTTTTTAATAACACCCATAGCTTAATTCAAAAGTTAGTAGAAGAAGGCAAATTTACAGGCTTACGCATTGATCATATTGACGGACTTTATAACCCTAAGCAATATTTAGAAAGACTCCAAGAAAAGATGGGTGATGTTTACATCACAGTAGAAAAAATCTTGGAACTGACAGAAGATTTACCAGAAAACTGGAGCATTGAAGGCACATCGGGGTATGACTTTTTAAATTATGTAAATGGTGTATTTTGTCAAGCAGAAAAAGAATCGCAATTCGATAAGATTTATCAAAAATTTATCGGTACAAAATCAGATTATGCATCGCTTGTCAACAAGAACAAACACCTGATTCTCGAAAAGAACTTAGCAGGTGACGTTGATAATCTGGCGATTTTGTTAAAGAATATTTCCAGCAAATATCGCTTTGGCAATGATTTTACAGTCAACGGACTCAAAAGAGCGATCGCAGAAATTCTCACTCTCTTCCCTATTTACCGCACCTATATTACACCCGATGGCATCCAAGAAAGCGATCGCGCTTGTATTCAAGAAGTAATTCGCCAAGCCCAAGCGATCGCGCCTTTGTTACAGCATGAGATGGATTTTATCGCCAAGCTGATGCTGCTAGAGTTTGATGACTCCCTGACTCAAACAGAAAGCGAACAATGGCTATATTTTGTCATGCGGATGCAGCAATACACCGGGCCTCTGATGGCAAAAGGCGTAGAAGACACCACATTATATTCCTACAATCGCTTTATCTCCCTCAATGAAGTCGGTGGAAATCCCAGTCATTTTGGGATATCCCTAAACGAACTCCATAAATTTAACCAAAAACACCAAGCAAACTGGCCTCACACCATGAACACCACCGCCACCCACGACACCAAGCGGGGTGAAGATGTCCGCGCCAGGTTAAATGTGCTATCAGAAATTCCCGATCAGTGGGAACAGCAGGTAAACACTTGGAGTAGCATAAATCAAGGGCAAAAAAGCAAACGCCAAGGTGCAGCTATGCCCGATCGCAATGATGAATATTTTCTCTATCAAACACTAGTCGGGGCGTTTCCCTTCGCTGAACATGAACAATCATCCTTTGGGGAAAGGGTAAAGGAATACATCATTAAATCGATTCGGGAAGCGAAGGTGCATACAGCATGGTTGCGTCCGGATAACGAGTATGAAGAAGCTTGTACATCCTTTGTAGAGAAAGTACTAGACTCCTCCATCTCCAAAGAATTTCTCGCAGATTTTCGTGAGTTTCAACAGCGTATTGCCGATTATGGCATCTTCAATTCCCTTTCTCAAACTCTCTTAAAAATAGTAGCCCCTGGTGTACCAGACTTTTACCAAGGAACCGAACTTTGGGAACTCAGTTTAGTCGATCCAGATAACCGCCGCCCCGTAGATTTTGAACAGCGACGTGCTTATTTAAGTACAATTCAACAGCAAATCAAAACCGACATCCTCAGCTTAATTCAGAAATTACTCACCGAGAAAACAGATGGTAGAATCAAACTATTTTTAACAGTGCAAGCCCTGAAAGCCAGAATAGACTATCTGCAATTATTCCAAGACGGTGAATATCTGCCATTAGAAATTCATGGAACCCGCGCCAATCACATTATCGCCTTTGCTAGAAGACAAGACAATCAAACAGCGATCGCGATCGCCCCGCGTTTTCTGACTAGCCTCATTCAGCCTGGAGAATATCCCTTAGGTGATTCAGTATGGCAAGATACACACCTGCAATTACCCAAAGGAACTTCCGCAACCTGGAAAAACCTGCTAACTCAGCAATCCTTACAGGCTACAGAAACATTATCCATTGGCGCAGCCCTGGCGCATTTTCCCGTAGCTTTGTTAGTGAGTGCGTAG